The Nymphaea colorata isolate Beijing-Zhang1983 chromosome 5, ASM883128v2, whole genome shotgun sequence DNA segment CTTGCTAGAACCTTAATTGGATACTTTATAAGAGTACTTAGAAGAAGATATTCAGATTGTAACAAGCCGACCCACTCATgtgctcgggcccctggttcaaTGGATCTCAACATACTCCCTAACAGTTTCGATTTCAATCCCAAAGAGGTTATGAACctggacaatcatctcattaatgactcATTCCCTCCCCCTTTATAAGCATTTAAAGATATCTCAAAAtgttcaatacgagactaaacttatAGGGTGTTATAATCCACTTCCCTTAAAGCACATGCGTTTGCGcatgtgggaccccaggtctgaggtctgagtgttgaactgactctgataccactgtaacaacctgaTCCACttctgggctcgggcccctggttcgacggatcccaacctgccccaTAGCAGTTTCGattccaaccaaaaaaaaaggttaggaaTCAGGACAATTATTcaatctcattaatgaccccaTCTTTATAAGCTCGTgaaaatctctcacaatcttcaatacgaatAAATAAAGATTTTGACCGCTCATTGTGTCACCCTCCTCTAAATTCACTATAGTCATACTATTTGGCATGATTCGCTAGGCTCCATAAATGCCTcccaccaagaaaaaaaatggaagcaaTTAAAAAGAGGGAATATAAAAGGTGATACAGGTTAAAATCAAAGCAAGCTTGAACACCAAATTGCTCAATATCTTGGAGGCCAATTTCAAGAAGGTATTATCTAGAATGGCCAACAGCAAGAGGAGATTGAGTAGTGCATATTCAGCGGGCTCGCAAAGTAAGCTAGCAATAATTGCAATGGAACACTTGAGACCACAATCACACTGACATAACACAAATTACTTTAATACTTCATTTAATACTTTATTGCAATGCAATAAGGCATTGGAGAGAAACACTTATTGCCACCTCAAATCAAGATTAAATTTCGAAAAAAATGACGGCAAAAATTTGACAAAGAGaatttttaaggaaaattaGTATTAAACAATATAATCCTAATGGGCGTTGCATTTATATGGTCCTCCTAGCAAAGAATCGAACTTGAGCCCACAAAAGTGACTATAGTGAACTGCAATGCTGTAGCCAACCCTGGATTGTTTAAACTCTGCCTAATTAAGAATTCAGGGTTAGGAAGGCCTAATGGTTATAAATTGGctaataaaaaatttaggtCAATTCGATTATGAGTTTGGGATATGTGGCCTTAGCAAGGGTTCAAACTATGTTTTATTGCTATTGTCAACTAGAATTTACGAGCCAATGTATTGGGAATGAGTTGCTCACCTTGCCTGTGGGGGGACCTTGCCTGTGGGGGAGCCTTGGATTTGACTATTCGGAGTTGCAACGAAAGTTCAAGTGGATGTGGTTTGGTTTTTTTAAGGACTCTTGCTCGAATCTTAAAGTGATCACTGTCATGTCTCATTGCACTCTACCTTTGGATTGTAAAATGTTTTGAAGCATGGTCTATGAGCTCAGGAGGGTGAGCACAAGGGGAGCCAATAGTCTCTCTTAGAGACAATGGAATGAACCACacacctttaaaaaaaaaaaagttcaagtgAAGGTATCCAATAAAAAAGTTGTCACACAATGGCCGTTGGAAATGGCCAGACAAACCAACAAGACACCACAGAATTTTGAAACGACTAAATTTTTtaatccaatctgaatcacaTATATGAATCTAATGTCAATTTTActacttttaaattcacattcaaatctgaatatgactTTCAAACATTGAGGggtcgtttgatggcctgaaaatgtggaattggaaatatatttctgaaaatatattttctgaaaaaaatgaatggaaaaaatctTTATGATTctaattttggtgtgtgtgtgatgactgaaaaatatatttccaaaaatatacttttgagtttgatggtacagaaatatattttcagatttccaaaaaattatttcttagtttgataataaagaaacatttttcTAGATTTACAGAAATTAGATAAATAACCACACCAAATAGATAAAAAAACCGTCAATGGCGAGTCTTTTTCgtacaagaacaaaaataactgcaGTAAAGTTCGAAGAACATATCAACGCACCAAGATACTATAAATACAAACAGTATCAAATGTTTTAATCAACATCTGTGCACAATTCATAAATACAGGAACCATATTCATTGGATATATATCAGAATTTCACTATAAAGTCTACAACACTAGACAAACCACatacataatataatatttacatattcccTTCAGTGTTCAGAAGAACTTCAACGTTCAATACAAAGCCAAGTGCATGTGTAGAGTATCCATAAAAGCAAGTACATATGTAGTGCAGTAGCTGTTTCGGCTTCCAATTTCAAACTTGACTGTTTATGGACTGGGGTCGCGGGCTGTTCATTTTAGTGTAGCCATAAGTTCTGTCCGTTAGCATGTGGCCTCAAACAAGAGGATTGATATCCTCAAGTGGACCTGACATTCAGTATCTGTTGTTAAGAGCAGCCAAACAGATTCATCAAAACTGACACACCATTTTCTGAACGTAGAACGTCCGGAAACTTTCTCAAGGAGAACAGATCATGTGCGATGTAATTACAAAAATACTGTGTAATTGCACTTTACCAAGCAGGTTTTGaaattgctttcctttttccacCATCAACTTAAAGTAGAATGTAGATATCCACTCTCAGATGCCCTTCTTTGTGTGTGAACTTCACATATTTTATAGATTACAAAAGTTTGTTTTGAGCATAGAGCTTAAGAGTTGATCTGCAAGTTCAGATGAAACTTTGGTGGGTCAAGCTGTTATTTGGTGTTTGTGGGATCATAATTTACTTATTTACACTTGTCGATTATATAGAAATGGAAAAGCAGTGTTTGATAATTGAACTGCCATGATAATTGGAAACCTGTTTTGCTAGTTCAAGATTGAAATTACTTTTTCTCTCCATGGTGTGCAAATCCCATGTTGGTCTATGAAAAGCATATTTATGTTTCAACATGCAATTACAATGTAAATAATGAGATTTCATCCTTTTCTTACtcttaaaataattttcagTGGTTAATTACCAACCGAATCTCGCATttagagaatttttttttccattatattgtaattttcaacaaaagttAGTGCCGTTAATGGTAAATTACTAAACGTTTGGCGCCCATTTGTAGAACTGCAATTAACGTTTTAGTCTTCTTGGCGCCTGCCGTTGCTCGACTTTGGGGTCAAGCCGCCCACGTCGAGGTCGAGTCAAGCCGCCctctttgaaaattaaaatccatggctgaaaatttttaaaaatgttttaaaggCCCCCCCgaatttctaaaaaattataatgGCCGTTCGACACAAAATATATTGCcgtacaaacaaaaaaaaggggtcTCTTTTTTAACGTCATCAAGCCAAAACAGATTTAGATCGAATATACTGTATTTGCTTTCaagttatttatatatttggatttgaatttgaacaaaaaaaaaaaactcatgtcTAAATTTAAGCTGAAATCggattttacaatttgaattaaATCTTTATCTTTACATTCAAACCCGAACTTTGAACCAAATTTGGTAGATTTTCAAAGTGTAAGAACATTAAGtgtaagatatttgtttaaaaataaatctgcaTTCGAATTTGGCTGGCTAGATATGTGCCGATCAGTTATGtgcatattcaaatatgatagGATCTCTTaattggatatcaaatttttttgatatttgattttttcgAAGCagttcaatcaaatatttgatcTAAATGCCTACATGCAACTCAAAGAGCCACATGTCATGGAGGGGTGGGGTCACTGCATTCACGTTTTTTTATGAAATCCCATAACAAACAACCTTCTCCATTTTCTAGTACTAACATCAATATCATAATAACCAACCAACTCCATTGACATCCATAATAACATATTCTTTATGAGAACGTatgggcaagtgcccacacaAGGCTTAATgagtgtttatttttatatcgaAACTTTTTGACAGCTTTTATCATTTACACACTTagttcttcaaaatttaaaattatgtaATTAGTATCTCTTAATTTTATCTTTACCCTTGATTAAAAGCTAAGGGATGACTCTACCTAAAGCCTGGGAGAAGGGCAAGGGCTATGCCCCCATCCaaatttcaaaaaggaaaaattatatgtattttttaaaagttttgatttatcttatataaaaattttgaaaattacatttcaatttattcaaattctGTTGTATTGTATGTTCATAACTAAGACGAGACGATGCTTTCACGCCTGCTGCCTGCCTATTCGCCGGCATAACACTCtaagggggtgtttggatgacactttcaaaaacttgcctttttaatgagtttttaaaatctggTTTGCTTATTTAAATAACAAGgtaaaaactaggttttcacttttcaaaacatggtttgtgtttgaatgacaaaaaatgagtttttaatgatatttgtaaaatatGTTAAAGCTATAAAATTAAGAGCattcttaaatataaatttcattATCGAGAGTGTTAATAAAATTGGACAACCTTATACACTCTTAACAAAACcgaattttggatgaaaattttgaaagggttTTAAaggcaaaatctggttttgtCTCGAAAGCTGGGTTttgaaggtgtcatccaaaaAGCCCCTGATTCCCGAAGAAATTATTTGTTAAGGGCTTCGAATCTTTTTGCCggtttagaaaaatattataaaaccATGGGGCCCCATTCGTCATATGCACCATAAATGTCGGACCATTTTTGCAAAAAGaaagccaaagaagaaaaattcaaaaccatGGACTCGCTGTGGGCTCCCTCGACGTTGCTGCCACCGCTGCCGCCGCCAACTGCCAACTTCCTTCCTTCGCTATTTTTCCCGGTCATTTCTGCAACCTCCCGTTGGGggaaggaaagagggagggagatggcTCTGAAGGCGGTGACACTCACTCACGTTCGCTACGAGAGGGAGGACAAGCTGGGCCACTTCCTGGCGTGGGTCTCCCTCCTCCCCGTGTTCATCAGCCTCGGTGGCTTCGTCTCCCACATCCTTCTCCGCCGCGAGCTCCAccccgtcttcttcttcatcggCCTCAttctctctcatctctccaACGACTTCGTCAAGGATTCCGTCAAGCAGTCTCGCCCTCACACCTGTGAAGCCCTCGAGTTCTGCGACTCCCATGGCTGGCCCTCCTCCCACTCAAACTACATGTTCTTCTTTGCTGTCTACCTCACCCTTCTCCGCCTCCGCTGCCGGCCGATCTCTAAATGCGACCTCGCTGTCGCCCTTGGTTCCTGGACTCTGGCGTTCCTTACTATGTTCTCCAGGGTCTATTTGGGCTACCACACTGTCGGCCAGGTCGTCGCTGGTGCCGGACTTGGAATTGTTCTCGGGGGTACCTGGTTCTGGATTGTGAACTCGGTGATCGCGGGCTGCTTCCCTGCGATTGAAGAAAGTGCGATCGGGAGGTTCTTCTATATCAAGGACACATCGCACATACGGAATGTCCTCAAGTTTGAGTATGAGAATGCTAGAGCTGCTAGAAAGGCGTTTCAGAGGAAGGAAGCTACTGATTGAGTGGCGGGTGGATTCTTGGACGTGCAAATTTCAGCATACTCTGTGTTTCCCGTCTGGGTTTTCCctatttttccttgttctttacTTTCTTCGTTGATATTATACTGTTATCTCTTGCTTCCTTCAGCAGTTTCGCCTGAATGGAAAGACTCCGTTGGGAGTTTTGAAATTGCATTACCTTTTTGTATATTGCCGGCGGACGTTCTTTACTTATCAATcataatttttgcttttttatgcTCACGAAGGCTTTGATCGGAAGGGTTATGCATCTCAGGAAGAATATTTTTATGTGGCGAGTTTTCTTGGTACAGTAGTGTGTTGGAGAAAATGATGAACCGCGCCTGCTACCTGTCCGTTTTGCATGCGTGCATGCTCAACAAGTGCCTATTGAAGGTTATTAACTTAATTGCAAAGGGatgaaaaatagttgaaaaataaaaaggaaaaaaacagtaCCTTCTTCATTTTGACTTCAGATTTGACGTTCTTTTTAGTTAGAATTCATCAGTTGTTGGATATCTTCTTCattggaattcagatttaaCATTTTTGTAGTTAGCATTGGTCCTTGTTTGGGACTTGTAGGGAAATAGTCTTATTGATATCACTAGCAGCATATGCAAGAAGTAGATTTGTTAGCTTTTTTTCCCCCTTATTTCCAACACC contains these protein-coding regions:
- the LOC116254794 gene encoding lipid phosphate phosphatase gamma-like — translated: MALKAVTLTHVRYEREDKLGHFLAWVSLLPVFISLGGFVSHILLRRELHPVFFFIGLILSHLSNDFVKDSVKQSRPHTCEALEFCDSHGWPSSHSNYMFFFAVYLTLLRLRCRPISKCDLAVALGSWTLAFLTMFSRVYLGYHTVGQVVAGAGLGIVLGGTWFWIVNSVIAGCFPAIEESAIGRFFYIKDTSHIRNVLKFEYENARAARKAFQRKEATD